A genome region from Cyanobacterium sp. T60_A2020_053 includes the following:
- the argF gene encoding ornithine carbamoyltransferase, giving the protein MKNLVGKDLLSIADLKSTEIQGIIDLAIDLKNGNRQFQTNKTLGLLFYKASTRTRVSFSVGMYKLGGNVIDLNPSRTQVGRGEPIQDTARVLNGYLDVLAIRTFAQEDLEIFANYCDIPIINALTDLEHPCQILADLQTIQEKFGSLEGLTMTYLGDGNNVAHSLLLGGVLMGMNVRIACPQGYFPAPSIVGKAQSLATRKDQVIITEDAQSAVEGAEILYTDVWASMGQEEETSAREPIFQPYQINQELVNLASVEAIILHCLPAYRGKEITEAVMEGKQSRIWDQAENRLHAQQALMACLLGLN; this is encoded by the coding sequence ATGAAAAATTTAGTCGGTAAAGATTTACTTAGTATTGCAGATTTAAAAAGTACCGAAATTCAAGGAATCATTGATTTAGCCATTGACTTAAAAAACGGCAATCGACAATTTCAGACAAATAAAACCCTTGGTTTGTTGTTTTATAAAGCCTCCACCCGCACAAGGGTTTCTTTTAGTGTGGGAATGTATAAACTAGGGGGAAATGTTATCGATTTAAACCCCAGTCGCACTCAGGTGGGTAGAGGAGAGCCAATCCAAGACACGGCAAGGGTTTTAAATGGTTATCTTGATGTTTTAGCCATTCGCACTTTTGCCCAAGAAGATTTGGAAATTTTTGCTAATTATTGTGATATTCCCATTATTAATGCGCTCACTGATTTAGAGCATCCCTGCCAGATTTTAGCGGATTTACAGACTATTCAAGAAAAATTTGGCAGTTTAGAGGGTTTAACCATGACTTATCTCGGGGATGGTAATAATGTCGCTCATTCTTTGTTGTTGGGAGGCGTGTTAATGGGTATGAATGTTCGTATTGCTTGTCCTCAAGGGTATTTCCCAGCGCCCTCCATCGTTGGCAAAGCGCAATCATTAGCCACCAGAAAAGATCAAGTAATTATTACCGAAGATGCTCAAAGTGCGGTGGAGGGCGCTGAAATTCTTTACACGGATGTGTGGGCAAGTATGGGGCAAGAAGAGGAAACCAGCGCCCGAGAACCAATTTTTCAACCCTATCAAATTAATCAAGAATTAGTTAACCTTGCCAGTGTAGAAGCCATTATTTTACACTGTCTTCCGGCTTATCGTGGCAAAGAAATTACCGAAGCAGTGATGGAAGGAAAACAGTCCAGAATTTGGGATCAA
- a CDS encoding NAD synthetase — MESNLDLVLGIIAIVIFGGGLFMLLSGVNKMND, encoded by the coding sequence ATGGAAAGTAATTTAGATTTAGTATTAGGCATCATTGCCATAGTTATTTTTGGTGGTGGTTTATTCATGTTACTGTCAGGTGTTAACAAAATGAATGATTAG